The following proteins come from a genomic window of Pocillopora verrucosa isolate sample1 chromosome 6, ASM3666991v2, whole genome shotgun sequence:
- the LOC136281929 gene encoding uncharacterized protein, whose amino-acid sequence MDKSEYLRLLSEASINDSSKFQAVPLERPSSKGRPPTYYHPLLKKEKDLDAIVRRILPKSIADTVRPTGSRLAHLYGLPKTHKERLAMRPILSATQTYNYALAKWLDSKLKPLSLNRYTVTDIFEFADKIRELEISNGDILVSYDVSSLFTNVPLDETIEILANRACDNDWFNSTYDLNLTKTDLVDLLSVATKGQLFQYNGALYEQTDGVAMGSPLGLGIPRNS is encoded by the coding sequence ATGGATAAGTCCGAATATCTGCGACTATTATCCGAAGCTTCCATCAATGATTCCAGTAAATTTCAAGCTGTTCCCCTGGAAAGGCCCTCGAGTAAAGGTAGACCGCCAACATATTACCACCCCCTcctaaagaaagagaaagatttaGACGCCATTGTTCGTAGAATTCTGCCTAAGTCCATAGCAGATACTGTTCGTCCTACAGGTTCCAGATTAGCGCATTTGTACGGCTTACCGAAAACACACAAGGAGCGCTTGGCGATGCGCCCTATACTATCAGCAACGCAAACTTACAACTATGCACTGGCGAAATGGCTCGACTCTAAACTTAAGCCTCTCTCTCTGAATCGCTACACAGTAACTGACATTTTTGAATTTGCCGACAAAATTCGCGAATTGGAAATATCAAACGGCGACATTCTGGTTTCTTACGACGTGTCCTCCCTCTTTACCAACGTACCCTTGGATGAAACAATTGAGATACTCGCGAACAGAGCTTGTGACAACGACTGGTTTAATTCAACCTATGACCTGAACCTGACCAAAACGGACCTTGTTGACCTTCTCAGTGTAGCTACAAAAGGACAACTCTTCCAGTATAATGGAGCACTTTACGAACAGACGgatggcgtggccatgggttcCCCCCttggacttggaatccctaggaattcctag